GGTTGAAAggggagaggtgtgggggagagggaggaaagagagtAAAAGCATCCCATCACTTCCTACCCATCCCCAGTTCAGACACTTCTAATCTtatgaaaatgtgtttattttagtAGTCGTCACTGTTTAAATTCATAGCCATTATTACTACTACACGTATAGAAGGATCAATACATTGGGCATATTACTGTATGAGTGTATTTTAGAAACTCCATTTGACAGCTTCTCAAACACTGCTCATCTCCTTAACAAGAGAAATAAGATCATGCAGACCAAATATCATCACATTAAATGACAACATATAGGATATAGCAATCTACAGAATTCTGTGAAAGAGTATTAGAAAAATGTCGTATAATATACACATCTCTTCTGGTCTGGAATCACATTCCAGTCTCCAGAGACTAGTAGAGGAACTAATTAAACCATTATCATCAGGCattttctaagccctggtctacactaggactttagatcgaatttagcagcgttaaatcgatttaaacctgcacccgtccacacaatgaagccctttatttcgacttaaagggctcttaaaatcgatttccttactccacccctgacaagtggattagcgcttaaatcgacgttgccggctcgaatttggggtactgtggacacaattcgatggtattggcctccgggagctatcccagagtgctccattctgaccgctctggacagcgctctcaactcagatgcactggccaggtagacaggaaaagaaccgcgaacttttgaatctcatttcctgtttggccagcgtggcaagctgcaggtgaccatgcagagctcatcagcagaggtgaccatgatggagtcccagaatcgcaaaagagctccagcatggactgaacgggaggtacgggatctgatcgctgtttggggagaggaatccgtgctatcagaactccgttccagttttcgaaatgccaaaacctttctgaaaatctcccagggcatgaaggacagaggccataacagggacccgaagcagtgccgcgtgaaactgaaggagctgaggcaagcctaccagaaaaccagagaggcgaacggccgctctgggtcagagccccaaacatgccgcttctatgatgagctgcatgccattttagggggttcagccaccactaccccagccgtgttgtttgactccttcaatggagatggaggcaatacagaagtaggttttggggacgaagaagatgatgaggaggaggttgtagatagctcacagcaagcaagcggagaaaccggttttcccgacagccaggaactgtttctcaccctagacctggagccagtaccccccgaacccacccaaggctgcctcctggactcagcaggcggagaagggacctctggtgagtgtaccttttaaaatgctatacatggtttaaaagcaagcatgtgaaaggattactttgccctggcatttgcggttctgcctttgcaaaaggtttctggggagggcagccttatttcgtccttcatggtaggacactttaccactccaggccagcaacacgtactggggaatcactgtagaacaaagcattgcagtgtatgtttgctggcattcaaccaaaatccgttcacgcggtgggaggaggcaaaatgcgaccttgtaacgaaagcacatgtgctatgtatgtaatgttaactttcaaggtttaccctgaaagagtgtagccactgttttataaaatgtgtctttttaaataccgctgtccctttttttttctccaccagctgcatgtgtttcaatgatcacaggatcttctccttcccagaggctagtgaagcttagaaagaaaaaaaaacgcactcgcgatgaaatgttctccgagctcatgctgtcctcccacactgacagagcacagacgaatgcgtggaggcaaataatgtcagagtgcaggaaagcacaaaatgaccgggaggagaggtggagggctgaagagagtaagtggcgggctgaagacagggctgaagctcaaaggtggcggcagcgtgatgagaggaggcaggattcaatgctgaggctgctgcaggaccaaaccagtatgctccagtgtatggttgagctgcagcaaaggcagctggagcacagactgccactgcagcccctctgtaaccaaccgccctcctccccaagttccatagcctccacacccagacgcccaagaacacggtggggaggcctccggccaaccagccactcccccacagaggattgcccaaaaaaaagaaggctgtcattcaataaattttaaagttgtaaacttttaaagtgctgtgcttaaagtgctgtgtggcattttccttccctcctccaccacccctcctgggataccttggtagtcatccccctatttgtgtgatgaatgaataacgaatgcatgactgtgaagcagcaatgactttattggctctgcaagcaatgattaaagggaggaggggagggtggttagcttacagggaagtagagtgaaccaaggggcgggggggttcatcaaggagaaacaaacagaacttttacaccgtagcctggccagtcatgaaactgtttttcaaagcttctctgatgcgtaccgcgccctcctgtgctcttctaaccgccctggtgtctggctgcgcgtaaccagcagccaggcgatttgcctcaacctcccaccccgccataaacgtctcccccttactctcacagatattgtggagcacacagcaagcagtaataacagtgggaatattggtttcgctgaggtctaagcgagtcaataaactgcgccagcgcgcctttaaacgtccaaatgcacattctaccaccattctgcacttgctcagcctgtagttgaacagctcctgaccactgtccaggctgcctgtgtacggcttcatgagccatggcattaaggggtaggctgggtccccaaggatacatataggcatttcaacatccccaacagttattttctggtctgggaataaagtcccttcctgcagcttttgaaacagaccagagttcctgaagatgcgagcatcatgcacctttcccggccatcccacgttgatgttggtgaaacgtcccttgtgatccaccagagcttgcagcactattgaaaagtaccccttgcggtttatgtactcggcggcttggtgctccggtgccaagatagggatatgggttccatctatagccccaccacagttagggaatcccattgcagcaaagccatccactatgacctgcacatttcccagggtcactacccttgatatcagcagatctttgattgcgtgggctacttgcatcacagcagcccccacagtagatttgcccactccaaattgattcccaactgaccagtagctgtctggcgttgcaagcttccacagggctatcgccactcgcttctcaactgtgagggctgctctcatcttggtattcatgcgcttcaggacaggggaaagcaagtcacaaagttccatgaaagtgcccttacacatgcgaaagtttcgtagccactgggaatcgtcccagacctgcaacactatgcggtcccaccagtctgtgcttgtttcccgagcccagaatcggcgttccacagcatgaacctgccccattagcaccatgatgcatgcgttgtcagggcccatgctttcagagaaatctgtgtccatgtcctgatcactcacgggaccgcgctgacgtcgcctcctcgcccggtatcgcgttgccatgttctggtgctgcatatactgctgaataatgcgtgtggtggttaatgtgctcctaattgccaaagtgagctgagcgggctccatgcttgccgtggtatggcgtccgcacagaaaaaaggcgcggaacgattgtctgccgttgctctgacggagggaggggcgactgacgacacggcttacagggttggcttcagggagctaaaatcaacaaagggggtgcctgtacatcaaggagtatttcaggcaggactgcacggagggttccaataagaaatggtgcacctaagttatcgttcttattggaacaaggaggttagcctggcctctgattgatacatggctagatttacctcgctgcaccttctctgtgagtgactgcagtgtgacctagaggaatgagtcccctagacaggggaggaggcaaatgagtacaaaacaaatctggtctatttcttgttttgacccactccatctatcttttacatctttggctggcagcagacggtgcagaaggactgcatgccatccacatctcatggctgcttggcagaagatggtacagtacgcctgctagccatccccatctcttgcctgcctggcagaagatggtgcaatacgactgctagcaatcctcatctcttgcctgcctggcagaagatggtacagtacgactgctagcagtccgtatcgcctgcctgctcaccataagacggttcaataggactgactgcaggactaaagagaatgacctggtcaagtcactccaaatttagtccctgcgcccatgtctgcccaggcgctcccagccgacgcggccaggagcacctcggacacgatgaggacgactaccaatcgtattgcaccgtctgctgccagaaggcaaggggttgctgctactgtgcagcaaagccgtaccgcgtctgccagcacccaggagacatagggtgacggttacctgagcgggctccatgcttgctgtggtatggcgtctgcacaggtaactcaggaaaaaaggcgcgaaatgattgtctgcccttgctttcacggagggagggagggaacgggggcctgacgatatgtacccagaaccacccgcgacaatgttttagccccatcaggcattgggatctcaacccagaattccaatgggcagcggagactgcgggaactgtgggatagctacccacagtgcaacgctccggaagtcgacgcttgcctcggtactgtggaagcgctccgccgagttaatgcacttaatgcacttagagcatttactgtggggacacacacactcgaatttataaaaccgatttctaaaaaaccgacttctataaattcgaccttattccgtagtgtagacataccctaagcttcTTGAAGAATTGGGCTGGTTTCAGATGACTAAAAGTGCATATTTGTTTCCAGTCTTTAAATATGGAAAGAGAGAGCTAACTTCAGTCCCTAATCAAGTAATGAGGCAACTTTTCTCCTGTAGCACCTAGAAGATAGAGACATTAAGAGCAATAAGTGACATGGGACCAACAATGAATAAAGCATGCTAGGAAGACATGATCAGGTTTCATTGATCCAATTTACTGAATCAGTAGTGAAAGTTAAGACAGTAGAGTGGATATCGTACTTGGCCTTCACTAAAGCATGAGACACTGCCTCACAAAATTCTATtagaaaaattaaatcaaatagGCTTGAACAATGGTACTGTCAAATGGATTCAAAACCAATCAACAGATTGTAGGCAAAGCAGAGTCATAGATGGCAATGACTGCACTTAGTTGGGCTCAATTGTTTTAGCGAGGTCATGCAATGGTCATTGTTGGATCCTACTTTGTTAAATGTTATTAACAATCTTGGAAAAGGAAATATAAATGCACATTAACTACATTCATGCACAATACAAACTGAAGGGGAATTGCAGACACAGGAGAGtcaagagagaaaatataaatgGATTGAAAGAGATTAGAGAAATGGCAGGAATTAAAGTGAGATCCAACCTGGAAAAATGCAATCAAATACATCAAAGAGAAAATACAAAACACAGCTATGTTACAGGAGGGAGATGCTTGGAAAGCCGTATTGCTGAAAAAGGCCTGGATCTAGAAAATGTATGAGAAGTTTGCAGTTATGGAGAACTGACCTCACAACTTGTGGGTCCAAATCAATAGTGTTGGAAAGGAATATCTGTGAATTGTCCCCATGTTGATCAGTTAGAAAAATTGGGCCTAAAAATGTACCTTAATTGTGCACTCAACTGCAAGTAGTATgtaaaagttcataagatgttacaCATGGGTCCTTACAAAAAAAGTCATTGGGGGTGAAAATAGGGAAGAATAGATGGAGGCTACTGAatcaagcttcaccatcatggctgccaccccatCATCGCCTGGGACCCCCACagaccttcttcatcctaatcctgagagatgtcctgaccaaacAAGGTCTGAGAGAAGGAACGAGATGACATGGCCACTTCTGCCGACTGACTCCCAACTACCACATGGGATGAAACAGTTCCAGCCCATCTCGGCTAaccttttcttttccccacaaGGAGAGtcattaccatctttgataccatccaAGAGCCTGTCAAACAAGAGGCATCGGGTATTTCCTTCTAAAACCTCTCTTCTGttaaagggaaggggaacaagggatgttgttaaaatgaaatccGTATTGagtacatttcaaatgtttttactgttttttcttcttctctgtatCTTTAAAGAAAGTTtaacaggatttttaatggtgtgtttgccatggtactaagcaaaTTATATAACAAACCCCAAACTTGTTGAGTGCTGCACAGCGACTGTGTTATGTTGACACCTTTAGCCCATGTATTCCACCTGAATTAATAGAACAGATTCCACTCTGCAAGGGAGAGATCTGTGGCAGGAGGTGGGTTTTTCAGCTTTCATTCCTGCTGCCAGAGAGGATGAAATCTGGATTGACAGTGAGCTTAACTCATCCAAGTCTTTCTGCTGGAGGAGAGGTCCTGAGTGGATGAGTTAGTATTGTCACTTGGGGTAGGTTTACACCACAATAAAAAACTTGCAAcaccaagccctggtctacactaggactttaggtcgaatttagcagcgttaaatcaatgtaaacctgcacccgtccacacaatgaagccctttatttcgacttaaagggctcttaaaatcgatttccttactccacccctgacaagtggattagcgcttaaatcgacgttgccggctcgaatttggggtactgtggacacaattcgatggtattggcctccaggagctatcccagagtgctccattatgaccgctctggacagcactctcaactcagatgcactggccaggtagacaggaaaagaaccgcgaacttttgaatctcatttcctgtttggccagcgtggcaagctgcaggtgaccatgcagagctcatcagcacaggtgaccatgatggagtcccagaatcgcaaaagagctccagcatggaccgaacgggaggtacgggttctgatcgctgtttggggagaggaatccgtgctatcagaactccgttccagttttcgaaatgccaaaacctttgtgaaaagctcccagggcatgaaggacagaggccataacagggacccgaagcagtgccgcgtgaaactgaaggagctgaggcaagcctaccagaaaaccagagaggcgaacagccgctctgggtcagagccccaaacatgccgcttctatgatgagctgcatgctattttagggggttcagccaccactaccccagccgtgttgtttgactccttcaatggagatggaggcaatacggaagcaggttttggggacgaagaagatgatgaggaggaggaggttgtagatagctcacagcaagcaagcggagaaaccggttttcccgacagccaggaactgtttctcaccctagacctggagccagtaccccccgaacccacccaaggctgcctcctggacccagcaggcggagaagggacctctggtgagtgtaccttttaaaatactatacatggtttaaaagcaagcatgtgaaaggattactttgccctggcatttgcggttctcctagttgtagtcctaaagcctttgcaaaaggtttctggggagagcagccttattgcgtccttcatggtaggacactttaccactccaggccagtaacacgtactcgggaatcattgtagaacaaagcattgcagtgtatgtttgctggcattcaaacaacatccgttctttatctctctgtgttatcctcaggagagtgagatataattcatggtcatctggttgaaatagagtgcttttcttcaggggacactcagaggagcccattcctgctgggctgtttgcctgtggctaaacagaaatgttccccgctgttagccacagggaggggggaaggttgagggggtagtcacgcagtgggaggaggcaaaatgcgaccttgtaacgaaagcacatgtgctatgtatgtaatgttaacagcaaggtttaccctgaaagagtgtagccactgttttataaaatgtgtctttttaaataccgctgtccctttttttttctccaccagctgcatgtgtttcaattatcacaggatcttctccttcccagaggctagtgaagcttagaaagaaaaaaaaatgcactcgcgatgaaatgttctccgagctcatgctgtcctcccacactgacagagcacagacgaatgcgtggaggcaaataatgtcagagtgcaggaaagcacaaaatgaccgggaggagaggtggcgggctgaagagagggctgaagctcaaatgtggcggcagcgtgatgagaggaggcaggattcaatgctgaggctgctgcaggaccaaaccagtatgctccagtgtatggttgagctgcagcaaaggcagctggagcacagactgccactgctgcccctctgtaaccaaccgccctcctccccaagttccatagtctccacacccagacgcccaagaacgcggtgggggggcctccggccaaccagccactccaccacagaggattgcccaaaaaaaagaaggctgtcattcaataaattttaaagttgtaaacttttaaagtgctgtgcttaaagtgctgtgtggcattttccttccctcctccaccacccctcctgggctaccttggtagtcatccccctatttgtgtgatgaatgaataaagaatgtatgaatgtgaagcaacaatgactttattgcctctgcaagcggtgattgaaggggggaggggcgggtggttagcttacagggaagtagagtgaaccaaggggcggggggtttcatcaaggagaaacaaacagaactttcacaccgtagcctggccagtcatgaaactggttttcaaagcttctctgatgcgtaccgcgccctcctgtgctcttctaaccgccctggtgtctggctgcgtgtaaccagcagccaggcgatttgcctcaacctcccaccccgccataaacgtctcccccttactctcacagatattgtggagcacacagcaagcagtaataacagtgggaatattggtttcgctgaggtctaagcgagtcagtaaactgcaccagcgcgcctttaaacgtccaaatgcacattctaccaccattctgcacttgctcagcctgtagttgaacagctcctgactactgtccaggctgcctgtgtacggcttcatgagccatggcattaaggggtaggctgggtccccaaggataactataggcatttcaacatccccaacagttattttctggtctgggaataaagtcccttcctgcagcttttgaaacagaccagagttcctgaagatgcgagcatcatgcacctttcccggccatcccacgttgatgttggtgaaacgtcccttgtgatccaccagagcttgcagcactatcgaaaagtaccccttgcggtttatgtactcggcggcttggtgctccggtgccaagatagggatatgggttccgtctatagccccaccacagttagggaatcccattgcagcaaagccatccactatgacctgcacatttcccagggtcactacccttgatatcagcagatctttgattgcgtgggctacttgcatcacagcagcccccacagtagatttgcccactccaaattgattcccaactgacaggtagctgtctggcgttgcaagcttccacagggctatcgccactcgcttctcaactgtgagggctgctctcatcttggtattcatgcgcctcagggcaggggaaagcaaagttccatgaaagtgcccttacgcatgcgaaagtttcgcagccactgggaatcgtcccagacctgcaacactatgcggtcccaccagtctgtgcttgtttcccgagcccagaatcggcgttccacagcatgaacctgccccattagcaccatgatgcatgcattggcagggcccatgctttcagagaaatctgtgtccatgtcctgatcactcacgtgaccgcgctgacgtcgcctcctcgcccggtatcgctttgccaggttctggtgctgcatatactgctggataatgcgtgtggtgtttaatgtgctcctaattgccaaagtgagctgagcgtcctccatgcttgccttggtatggcgtccgcacagaaaaaaggcgcggaacgattgtctgccgttgctctgacagagggaggggcgactgacgacacggcttacagggttggcttcagggagctaaaatcaacaaagggggtggctttacatctaggagtatttcaggcaggacttcatggagggttccaataagaaatggtgcacctaagttatcgttcttattggaacaaggaggttagcctggcctctaattgatacatggctagatttacctcgctgcaccttctctgtgagtgactgcagtgtgacctagaggaatgagtcccctaaacaggggaggaggcaaatgagtacaaaacaaatctggtctatttcttgttttgacccactccatctatcttttacatctttggctggcagcagacggtgcagaaggactgcatgccatccacatctcatggctgctcggcagaagatggtacagtacgactgctagccatcctcatctcttgcctgcctggcagaagatggtacagtacgactgctagcagtccgtatcgcctgcccgctcaccataagacggttcaataggactgactgcaggactaaagagaatgacctggtcaagtcactccaaatttagtccctgcgcccatgtctgccgaggcgctcccagccgacgtggccaggagcacctcggacacgacgaggacgactaccaatcgtattgcaccgtctgctgccagaaggcaatgggttgctgctactgtgcagcaaagccgtaccgcgtctgccagcacccaagagacatagggtgacggttacctgagcgggctccatgcttgccgtggtatggcgtctgcacaggtaactcaggaaaaaaggcgcgaaatgattgtctgcccttgctttcacggagggagggagggaacgggggcctgacgatacgtacccagaaccacccgcgacaatgttttagccccatcagagtgctccattgtgactgctctggacagcactctcagatgcccgattgtttgccgttgctctgacgccgggaggggcgactgaggacacggcttacagggttggcttcagggagctaaaatcaacaaagggggtggctttacatctaggagtatttcaggcaggacttcacggagggttccaataagaaatggtgcacctaagttatcgttcttattggaacaaggaggttagcctggcctctaattgatacatggctagatttacctcgctgcaccttctctgtgagtgactgcagtgtgacctagaggaatgagtcccctagacaggggatgggggggaagcaaatgagtataaaacaaatctggtctatttcttgttctgagccactccagctatcttttacatctttggctggcagcagacggtgcagaaggactgcatgccatccacatctcatggctgctcggcagaagatggtacagtacgactgctagcagtccgcatcgcctgcccgctcaccataagacggttcaataggactgactgcaggactaaagagaatgacctggtcaagtcactccaaatttagtccctgcgcccatgtctgcccaggcgctcccagccgacgtggccaggagcacctcggacatgacgatgacggctaccagtcgtactgtaccgtctgctgccagaaggcaatgggttgctgctactgtgtagcaatgccgtaccgcatctgccagcacccaggagacatagggtgacagttacctgagcgggctccatgcttgccgtggtatggcgtctgcacaggtaactcaggaaaaaaggcacgaaacgattgtctgcccttgctttcacggagggagggagggaacggggggcctgacgatatgtacccagaaccacccgcaacaatgttttagccccatcaggcattgggatctcaacccagaattccaatgggcagcggagactgcgggaactgtgggatagctacccacagtgcaacgctccggaagtcgactctagcctcggtactgtggaagcgctccaccgagttaatgcacttaatgcacttagagcattttctgtggggacacacacactcgaatatataaaaccgatttctaaaaaaccgacttctataaattcgaccttattccgtagtgtagacataccctgagatacTTTAGGACACTCCCAGGAACAGCTGTTACCAGCTCAGGTATGGTATGTTACACATAGCATGACCTAGggacagtggtgcaagtagattttaaACCTACTGGTTTACTAGACTCCCACTCCTCACAAAAAATGTTCTGTgactagagccctgcacagataaaATTTATACCTGTGGATGCGGATGTCCACAGATAGAAATCTGTATCCGctgaaccgcagggctctcctgggaagcgcagcagcaaaaggagcagaatgtggggctgccgctcccaggagccagtgcccaGTGCAGGCAGGTCCTGTGGCGTGATTGtacctcccccagcccttctatgcagctgcatctcctgtctggagTCTGTACAGCCCTGCCGGAGGACAGGGTATAAATTTGCATGTGTGCGGGGCTCTACACATTCATTCTTGGAAATGTGGCTTTCCGGTATGGAGTTCTGGCAATAAATGTCTTAATGGTATGGCGTACCTGACCATACTGgcttacttgcaccactgcctAGGGGCTGAACTTTATAATACCATTTTAGCATTCCATCACAGGGCCTGCCTACTACAGAAAGCAGTGAACGGCTGAGAGTCACTCTTCACCCCGAAAGTCAGAAGAGATAAGATGCGCTGTGATATAGTAGAGAATAGGGACTCAAAAGACGTCAGCTCTATTCCCGGccctaccactgaaatgctgtgcAACCTCCATTTCTCCTCCACCTTTTGTCTTGCCTATtgatattgtaagctctttgg
The genomic region above belongs to Caretta caretta isolate rCarCar2 chromosome 3, rCarCar1.hap1, whole genome shotgun sequence and contains:
- the LOC125634970 gene encoding uncharacterized protein LOC125634970 — encoded protein: MQSSSAQVTMMESQNRKRAPAWTEREVRVLIAVWGEESVLSELRSSFRNAKTFVKSSQGMKDRGHNRDPKQCRVKLKELRQAYQKTREANSRSGSEPQTCRFYDELHAILGGSATTTPAVLFDSFNGDGGNTEAGFGDEEDDEEEEVVDSSQQASGETGFPDSQELFLTLDLEPVPPEPTQGCLLDPAGGEGTSAACVSIITGSSPSQRLVKLRKKKKCTRDEMFSELMLSSHTDRAQTNAWRQIMSECRKAQNDREERWRAEERAEAQMWRQRDERRQDSMLRLLQDQTSMLQCMVELQQRQLEHRLPLLPLCNQPPSSPSSIVSTPRRPRTRWGGLRPTSHSTTEDCPKKRRLSFNKF